A region of Candidatus Neomarinimicrobiota bacterium DNA encodes the following proteins:
- a CDS encoding N-acetylmuramoyl-L-alanine amidase — protein MKNFLRVSGLIVLLANIAFSSYMSVNFPELNKNFRVRIAKYDTISYVSLNDFTKKIGARTYYRPENGKLLIFIDKKIIKFTINSSFLVIGTDVVNIKYPVLLVGNDIYAPASRFLNALKISGFPNLSFRINKDNIEVSIYRKSRLFKPSTLVLGNISKIKATDKVNGLVVIIDADKPFSDKDFSYYFRNNNQQFYLTIYGARVDSNNIPFINESVYIEGIKVLQLGESVQIIFNFNKNFISSDVHYDYTTGKILASLFFPDSNVIKEKIERAKSSWYIDTVVLDPGHGGKDVGTPRRRYRLNEKDIVLDIALRLGRLLEKKGIRVVYTRKKDVFLPLWKRTQIANNENGKLFISLHVNASRKSSRVSGIEFYLLRPGKSEDAIAVAEKENSVIRLESKEDQEKYKGYDDITNILANMVLSAYMKDSERLAEIVSENFEEKVPFKNRGVKQAGFYVLIGASMPSLLCEIGYMTNPADEKKLNSSKYRQMIAETLCESIIEFKKVCEEEIVGGR, from the coding sequence TTCAGAGTCCGTATTGCAAAATATGATACTATTTCATACGTATCGTTGAATGATTTTACGAAGAAGATTGGTGCAAGGACATATTATCGGCCTGAGAATGGTAAGTTGCTTATATTCATTGATAAAAAGATAATAAAGTTTACAATAAATAGTTCTTTCCTTGTTATCGGTACAGATGTAGTGAATATTAAATATCCAGTGTTATTAGTTGGAAACGATATATATGCTCCAGCCAGTAGGTTCTTGAACGCATTAAAAATATCAGGTTTCCCAAATCTGTCCTTCAGGATTAATAAAGATAACATTGAGGTATCGATATATAGAAAATCCAGGTTATTTAAGCCGTCTACTCTTGTCCTTGGGAATATAAGTAAAATAAAGGCCACCGATAAGGTCAATGGTTTGGTTGTAATAATAGATGCTGATAAACCTTTTTCAGATAAAGATTTTTCATATTATTTCAGGAATAATAACCAACAATTTTATCTGACTATATATGGTGCTAGAGTTGATTCGAATAATATTCCATTTATAAATGAATCTGTCTATATAGAAGGGATAAAAGTTCTGCAATTAGGGGAGTCAGTACAAATTATCTTTAATTTTAATAAGAATTTCATATCCTCTGATGTTCATTATGATTATACTACAGGTAAAATACTTGCCTCTCTGTTTTTCCCAGATAGTAATGTTATCAAAGAGAAAATAGAGAGGGCAAAAAGCTCTTGGTACATCGACACTGTTGTTCTGGATCCTGGACATGGGGGTAAGGATGTAGGTACTCCCAGGAGACGATATAGATTAAATGAGAAAGATATTGTTCTTGATATTGCGTTGAGACTGGGTAGACTGCTTGAAAAAAAGGGGATACGCGTTGTTTATACACGAAAGAAAGATGTATTTCTACCACTATGGAAAAGAACCCAGATAGCCAATAATGAGAATGGGAAGTTATTTATAAGTTTACATGTTAATGCTTCTCGCAAAAGTAGTCGTGTATCTGGTATTGAATTTTATCTTTTAAGACCTGGTAAAAGCGAGGATGCAATTGCGGTGGCAGAAAAGGAAAATTCTGTAATTAGACTCGAGTCAAAGGAAGATCAGGAAAAATATAAGGGCTATGATGACATAACAAACATTCTCGCTAATATGGTGCTGTCTGCTTATATGAAGGATAGTGAAAGGTTGGCTGAAATAGTTTCAGAGAATTTTGAAGAGAAGGTTCCCTTTAAAAATAGAGGTGTAAAGCAAGCGGGATTCTATGTATTAATAGGCGCATCAATGCCGAGCCTTTTATGTGAGATCGGATATATGACAAATCCAGCTGATGAAAAGAAATTAAATAGTTCCAAATACAGACAGATGATAGCTGAGACTCTATGTGAGAGTATAATTGAATTCAAGAAAGTATGTGAAGAGGAAATTGTTGGTGGTAGATAA